Proteins co-encoded in one Fusarium musae strain F31 chromosome 3, whole genome shotgun sequence genomic window:
- a CDS encoding hypothetical protein (EggNog:ENOG41) — protein MTVNSKLTIGVLYDDGVVKPHPSIVRVLAQAAAALAADGHELVMWKPDLHAECIEVMDAYFTVDGGEDIRRDVEAGGEPFIPSVERLVNRGKPISVFDYWQLNKRKRELQQAYLEKWNNTHSKKGKTVDAIIMPALPHAAVPHNTVKWVGYTKVWNLLDYTALVIPGGKVEARDLDALWDHEPRNELDEWNTRLWEDHMQDMVKHHLPVDIQIVGRVLEEEKVLAVGKVLDDLLRTHVLET, from the coding sequence ATGACCGTAAACAGCAAGCTAACGATCGGTGTCTTGTATGACGACGGCGTTGTGAAGCCGCATCCTAGTATCGTAAGGGTTCTCGCgcaagctgcagctgctcttGCAGCTGATGGTCATGAGCTTGTGATGTGGAAGCCCGACTTGCACGCTGAGTGCATAGAGGTTATGGATGCCTACTTCACAGtcgatggaggagaagacaTTCGTCGTGATGTCGAGGCAGGAGGCGAGCCTTTTATCCCGAGCGTGGAGAGGCTTGTGAACAGGGGAAAGCCAATATCAGTGTTTGATTATTGGCAACTTAACAAACGGAAGCGAGAGCTCCAGCAGGCCTATTTGGAGAAGTGGAATAACACCCACTCTAAGAAGGGAAAGACTGTGGACGCAATTATAATGCCGGCTCTGCCACATGCGGCTGTCCCTCACAACACTGTCAAGTGGGTGGGATACACCAAAGTCTGGAATCTTTTGGATTATACGGCTTTAGTCATTCCGGGAGGAAAGGTTGAAGCTAGGGATCTTGACGCATTGTGGGATCATGAGCCGAGAAATGAGCTGGACGAATGGAACACCCGCCTTTGGGAGGATCATATGCAAGATATGGTCAAGCACCATCTCCCTGTGGATATACAGATCGTGGGGCGGgttttggaggaggaaaaggttTTGGCTGTTGGCAAGGTGCTAGATGATTTGTTGCGTACTCATGTACTTGAGACATGA